One Pangasianodon hypophthalmus isolate fPanHyp1 chromosome 7, fPanHyp1.pri, whole genome shotgun sequence genomic window, TCCGCTTTagttcatttctgttttgtgCAATATcacttaatttattattttgttgagATGATTTCAGGACAGATGTTCCAGATGGTGATGAcagttctgtttatttaatagtATGCCATAATTTGTCATTGACTGCTCAGAAaaaagaatgtatttttttaatgcatatatAATGCAATTGTAACAATGAccttaataaaattatttaatttattaaacactgtacaAGTTGCTGGAGGGAAAATTTTACtgtgactttctctctctctctttttcctcaaaGAGcgagtaaaatatttattgcacCATTCAAATCGTATCAATTTAATTCTGTTCCAATCCAAAACGGTGACAAAATCAACACTCAAGCCTACCATTAAagtaatttataccacagtgctgttgaattcttgaatctgattggccagaaggtgtagAATCATGTTCTCCAAAAGCTCTACTACTTCCATAGTTAACCATACtatcttgttgttgttgttgttattattattatcatcatggaaaaaaaagattacctTTTTAAAACGATCGATGCAGTTGCTCTTCAAACACTGCCTGGTAAACAACGTCGATCAGAGATAACCCTGGACTCCTCCAGGAGCACTGGGCTTCCTTCCAAGTTAGGATATGCGTAGAAAACACAGATGTATTAGCGGACGTAACATTAACAGAGCAACTGTGTGATCAGTTAGAGAGCAAGAAGGTCTTTCTCTTCAGTATCAATCAACTAACTAGCATTTGAATTTATCAAAAGGAACAAGAAATAAAACCGAATTAAATTGCCAATTATAATGACATCCTCCCAATTCAAATTCGCATACACGTCATAATACCATGTGTGAAGAGTGACGCAGATATCTGTGCCTTGATTTGTCCCATCATCAcatgttcatttaaatgaattcaTGTCAGAACCTTACAATGTTAGaaaagtgtcagtgtcagtgtcagttttGGTTCTTTGGGTTTACCTACTGAACCTTGTGAGTTAAATACAgtcaaaataaagaaagaaatctgagCTGGGTGTCCTTGAGTGACAAAATGGTGGAAACATGAGACCTTTTGACTTCTAGCCAGAGTCCCCAGATGCACCAAGTGCTAAATAGCGTGACCGGTATGTAATTCTGTTCCTGTCTATCAACTCCATGCAGGTCCATGCAGATGATTTCCTAGCATACACGCATGAACAATAAAACTTGAAAATGAAAGTGGTGTAAGAACTAGTAGATTAAAGCACAAGATGAGAACAAACTCCATTGCTAAGGCTTTACCACACAAAATCTTGAAGTGCAGAGAAAGCCAGTGACTTCGTGTATAAAGCTTTAAGAAGAATACAAATGCATACATGGTCATTTATCTTTAACATAGAGACAACACTTAGGGTTCTTTCAATTAAAATGACTCATTCGTTAAATGGACCTTTGAATTGCTATTAATGAGATAAGAAGTAAAAAGTGACATTTTCGTGACACGTCAGACCCCGAGAATAAGCAAAACGCCAAGAGAAGCACGTTTGCATAATTATTTCCTGTATATTTAAATCTACTTGGATACAAGCTTGGATAGGAGTACAACAAAATATATGCTTCAAATATTGAACATTCAATAAAGTTCAGtccaaagagacacacacacgcaccttttctctccctttttttgTACACAATCGTAAATGAGACAATGAAATGTGGATAACAGGTATGAtgaatataaatgcaaaaaaaaagaaaaaaaaaatatatatatatatatatgtatgtatatatagaagGTGAAATGATTAAGGTCTACAAAGTTTTAAGATGCTTTTtagattgtaaaaaaaacactgcctgatacaaaatatcaaaaaatttatatttcatatttacactGTGGGGGGGGAAAAAGTTTAGCTttaaggaaaacaaacaaaaaaggtcaGAAGCTGCTTTACATTTTGTTCACTACGAGTATTGAGTTCGGTTATTTACAGCGTCCTTTCCACGCCCGTTGATGCTGGTGGAAGCTTTTCTTTCCCCTCACTTGTCTGTCCAAAGCGTCTCAGTCTCTCAGGTCTTTAGCACCGGTTACGACTCAGTTCCATAACCTCACGACTCCGGCGGTCTGTCTCGACGATCAACAGATCAGAAAACAAACGTCTAGCATCGTCTCGACTGCTTCGTTTCTAAGCAGGCTGGAGACTGGTTTCAGAAGTCAGTCATAGTGTTGGGACGTGAACATGAACGTGAACGTGAACGTGGGGGATTTAGCTGTAGTGCTGCTTTCATTGCTGAAGTCCTCATGAGCACAGTCGCTATTATTAAAGCAATCGACGTGGTTCGCATCTTGATTTGACACAAGCGCTGCggttggtgtgtttgtgtgaacagCGTCTCAGCTTTGCGTGGTGGCCTGGTCTGCGTGTGCGCTTTGCTCCAGAGGGTCCACCTTGATGATCCTGACGTCCTGTGTGTTCAGCGTAGTCTCCGCTGGCACTGTGACAGTGGTGGGGGTGTTGGTGGAGGAAGGCACGGTGAGCTGCAGCACCTGGGCCCCTGTGAGCGGCGCGAGCGTGCGCAGCGTGATGGGCGTGCCCGCTTTGGTCGGGGTGGTGGTGGGGAGCGTGATGAGCTGCAGCGTGATCCGCTCGCCGTTCTGCCCCTGCGTGGGCACCAGCGTGGGCACGGCCTGCAGCACCACTTTACCCGTGCTGTTCCCCCCACCGAGTACGCTGCCCGCCGTCAGGACCGGAGAAGAGCTCGTAGGAGAGTTTAGGGTCACTGTGGAGACCTTTTGACCCTGGGGCGTTGTCATGACAACAGGCACCTGCATGGCCAGCCTCACtgtcctgagagagagagagagagagagagagagagagtgtgagagatgaaaacaaatgagagaaagtgaaggaaagtGAGGAAAtaatagagtgagacagacaataagagaaagagaaagaaaggaaatcaGAGAAAAAGTTATTGAGTGAAAGAGAGCAAGTCAatcaaagagagacagagaaagagagcaggaaAGAGGCAGGTGGAAAGAAACcgagagggtgagagaggggaaataaatagagagaaaacagagagaaagcattcagagaaaaagagggagaaaaagaagcagagagaaagagaggcagacacacagagaaagaacgagagggaaaagaaagaacgagagagagaaaggcaattggagagagacagagaggaatgagagagacagaaaagaaaaaaacagagaaaagaagcAGTCAccaagagagaggcagaaaaaaaaggccatgagagatgcagagagagagagagagagagagagagagagagagagagagagagaattggagagaaagagagagacagagagaaaagaagcagtgtgtatgagagagtgaCTCATTAGGAACATGTGTCATTCAGAGAGGAAGAGGCggggggtggagagagagagagagagagagagagagagagagagagagattcagagagaaagaggcagtgggtggagaaagagagagagagagagattcagagagaaagaggcagtgggtggagagagagagagagagagcgagagagagagattcagagagaaaaggagccagtgagcaagagagaggcagggagggagggagaggtagatggaaagagacagagagaaagaaaaagaaagcagcagaaagagggagagatgtAAGCTAAGAAAGCTAAGAAACTCGGAAGGATTAAAAGTTTATCTGAAAATGGTGTTAAGGTGCTTCCGCCTCAGCCACGTCACCCGCCTCCTGTGTTACCTGGGGCCCGTTGTCGTGGTAACCGGAGTCTGTTGCACAGACACGAGTCCTTCAGGTCCTGAGGCGATGCTGATGACGGGCGCTGAGGATGAGACAGGAGAGAGCCTCTCCTTCCTCCGCCTGGGCGTGATGCAGTCGGCTGCTGTGGGACTCTGCGCTTTGCTCTTATCCATTCCGTCCTCCATATCGTCGTCGATGAACACGATGTCCTTGGGCATCTCTTTGAACTGGTACACCAGTCTCTGGCCTTCCACCTTGGAGAGAATTCCTCGCTGATAGTAATacctgcgcgcacacacacacacacacacacttcattagcAACACACAGACTCGCTGAGAAGCATATTCTGAAGCATTTCTGGGCTCTTGCCTGAGCGCTCTTCCCATAGTCTCGTAGTTCATGTCCGGTTTGTTCTTATGTTTGCCCCACAGCTTGGACACGGCTTTGGAGTCTACCAGCTTAAAGATGCCCTTCTCCTTCTCCGTCCATTTAATGTATTTAGGGCAGGTTTCTTTATCCTGAAGGAGATCCAGCAGAAACTCCCACAGGTACGTGGTGGTACCTGTAGAACacagatcacacacaaacattaaacacacacacacacaccatcacagtTAGGTTATATCACTCCTAAACACGTGCACAGATCTGCACGCGACGCTAAAATCAGTGTTAACAGTGCCACCTTGAGGAAAATGTAAGCAGTGAGTGAGTTATTAGGATTATCAGCACTACAGACACTAACCAGCTCCACTGCTTGGATGGTAAAATCTTTTGTCTAAAGTTATTTTTGTAAGCAGCAAAGCATCAGGCGGCCATTTTCTATGTACGTGCACGACGCGGAGGTGCAGCGAGCAACGTGTggactgaggttttttttttttttttaattctatgcaaattaggtatgacgtGATACAGCGACAAATCCAATCCTATGGTGCATATGAtctgacatttcttcagttcccaaCTCACAACTATAGTTCCTAAACGCAGTTAGTTCCCACGCACGTAGTTTTATCTTAACCCGTCATATCCGACCTCTTATTAAACGTGTATAGAAATTTACACGTCTAAAATATTCCATACTGACCGAGTTAAAAATCTAAATGGTTTCTAATTAATTTGggataaaaagatttttttttattctttctgatATTTTATCAAATATCTCCTTTAAAGACCTTACTGAATAACAGCGTTGTCTGATTACATTAAAAGCAGTTCAATAAAATGTGCTTCAACAACAGAGGAGTCCTACATGACTGACAAAATGGTGTCTTTTCACACATGTGTGAGTCCTGAATGACTTTTGTGACACTGTGTACACAGTCTGATCCCAAtgacttttaaaagaaaatatcagaCTTGTGGCAATAAAAcgctttatttctttttttttttaatgctttattatGCTTGTTTTGCTTAATCTGCCAATGAAGCTGGTAATTAAGCACCTTATCGCTTACTAGTGTGAAAGTACGGTGACAGTTGTTTCACATCTTCTGTTTCtcctgtaaataatttattttataatataaaaagccAGACAAATTCTTACCCTTGCTCTCTCTGGATTTCCGCTTATAAATAAGATCCAGGGAGCCATCGCAGCAAGCCCGCGGCAGTTTGGATTTCCGTcctacacaaaaacaaaaccctcTGATATTAGCAACATACAGCGCTGGAGTTACAGCGAGAGCAACAAGTGATGAACATTCATAAAtaatccagatttttttttttctccagatttTCTCAGATctatctgcgtgtgtgtgtgtgtgtgtgtgtgtgtgtgatcggtCTCATTGTGCtacctcttttctttttctgcagaTCCGTTTGCTGCAGCGTGCTGTGAGAATCTTCCACAACTTGCCCCATGTCCTCGGTGCTCACTTCCACCTCCATCTCAGACAGGAactcctctacacacacacacacacacacacacacacacacacacacacacacacaaggacaaaCAAGACATCAACAAAATGGACAGCTCCAGTATGGGTTCAATATAATTTATATGGTTTTATTcgtttatatattattataatatgacAACCATCCCATGAAGTAGATAGACACTTTAACATGTATATATTATGTGTATTTTCTACTGAAGAATGTATTATTCATAGAGAAatagagagcgagggagagcaagagagagtaagagagatggacaaaaagaacaagaaaatgtGACAGCATGATGGAATGGACTGGACTGAGgcataatggaaaaaaatgggggaaaaaattctCTTTACGATGGccacttttctctctttccacataaacaaaaaaaaaaaaaaaaaaaaaaacaaacaaaaaaaacaaaaacaaaaaaaacaaaaggggACAGCTCCAGTAAGGGTTAAAACAATTTCACTggttttagatgtttatttaaatatcacaGCTGTCCAATGAGCTtgacagacaaatagacagatagataaagatttaaatactttaataggaatatattgtgtatatatgaaacactacagaatgttattaatagtaatacattatgtatataaaacaaatctGATCTAATATCCATTTTTTGAGACAGAAGTGCACTGCGATGTCTAACACACAACACGCTTTTACCTTTATTTCCCTCTTTGTTGCAAAATCACACCTATATCAGGTAAAAACATCACATAAGCTTTAAGGTAAATACTCTGAGAACAGACCCAGTGTGATTTCATCGCTGTACTTCCTGTCGCTGCTCTGCGGGAATCTATACGTCCTCCTGAAGCAACAAGAACATCAGGAACGTTCGCTGTGTCCTTACTGAAGCTCCACGCAAGCAAGCTGCACATCTGAACTCGGTTTAACCCTGAGAACACTGAGCTCCTGAGTTACGCACTGTTGCGcatgtgtgggagagagagagtgtgtgtgtgtgtgtgtgtgtgtgtgtgtgtgtgtgtgtgcgcgtgtgagtgtgtgtacctgggcTGTGGTCACCATGAAGACTGGCTGGAGAGTCCATGTGCAGCAGAGCCTCAGCCGCCTCGATGGTTTTGTCATGAACTGATACTTCCactggaaaagaaaggaagcagCCGTAAACCTCAGATcatatcttattattattcttacttCATCCTCTTCACTCTAAATAGGAAGCGACTCGTaaacaaaagtgtaaaaaatttaataatgtaaCATAAACTTATCTAATTGTTTTCTAAACCTTTCATTTAAAGTTGAGATTTGTCAACATTGGGCAAGCGTTTATTCTGGACTAACTACGTTCCAAAGTTTTTTcgagtgattttttttggctCGCAGGAGAATAACTCGGGCCGCGCTTCACGATTTCACACTGAGATGACGAGTCGATAAAGCGACCGACATGCAGCCcgtccaaaaacacacacaatcgaGCACTACGGAGCAGGAGGGCAAGTTTCCAAACGGGTTTCTCTCAGCTGCACTTGCACTGAGGCcatattatttttgttcagGTTAGCTAAAGTAGTAGTAGGAAATAAAGACTATGgtctattgcacctttaaataattaacaaatactgctggtaaataaaataaataagtaaaccgTCTCAGCTTGTAGAGAGTGTACAGGAGAGCGAACCACATTTCCAGGAATGAATCTACTTCCTGgcataaacaacaacaacaacaacaacaaaataaccCACACAAAACATAACAGTAATACCgcatgtttagttttgtttgttttaacttTTTCTTGCATAGAGTCCACACTTTCAGACTGTCGATTTCCGGCTCTTCTTTTAAATTAACGTAAACCTCTGTACAAACTCTCTACACTGTGTGTCATGCTCAAAAATAAATAcctaattaaattaattcagttAGATTTTTTGattctatttgtttttaaactagtgttgtttttgggaagatgattttttttttaaacagtcctaaaataattttctaaatATGGTCTAAATTTTTTGTCTTCAAACTTACATATTTCAGACctgaacattaaacattttggacgttcaaatatttaatttattattatcatcatcatcattattattattattattatataataataataataataataataacaacaactgtTTTAGGCACACTGTTTTAGCCCTTTTGTTAAACTCTGACAatctatttactttttaatgtaaGTAATATTCATACAGAATCAAAATTCAAGCATAGCCGTATACAattataagtaaaaataaattaataaacaaacaaacaaaaaatacaaaacaatctggatatgtgtataaataatgaatgcattaaacagttaaaatatctcacaaacacacaaacttatacgtgcacacacacacacacacactatatatatacatatttatatttatataagtatATGTATACTGCATATGCATGCTGTCAAATGatcttaaattattattatttttttaatgaaaaggagtcaaacaaacacaaacttaaACCATGCTTTTCCAGCATGAAGACAacactgtaatatttttgttcctTTTCCTGCTGACTCAGAAGTGATTTGGTGTTAAATTAAAACCTTTACGAGGCTCGAACTTCCGTCGGAgataaacaaaagacaaacttcCGTGtttacaatctctctctctttctctctctctctctctctctggacacGAGCTAACGTCACGGCCCATCAGGACCCGCCCctcgctctgattggctggctgaTGCCACAATATCTGCATTCCggctttctgattggctgggcGAGAATTTTTGAAAAAACTGTGCGTCAGTCTTCAGATAAACACACCCACTAACTCCAAAACACTTCCGCCATCAACATcaaaaaaaaggaggaataGTCTAACTACTTCTTCATGATACAATAAACGGCGTTAAATATGATtgaataaatatcacaatacaaCTAAAGACAACGACTAGCGCTGTTTTAATGATCAGCgattaagaataaaacactcgtaatgttcacaaaacacacacacacacacacacaagctcaatAAAGCGACATGAATTTGTACAAAACCAGAAGAGGATAAGATTTAGATTAAAGTTAGGAGTCAGAGAGCGCAGTTAACTCgagagaggagggaaaaaaataaacaaaaacacaacatccATCTGAACTTCCTGCTTTCCTACTACAACTCACATCTGTCCCGTTACAGGAGaataccccacacacacacacacacacacacacacacacacacacacagagagagagagagagagagagagagagagagcaagaaaacattacaacacacacacactcagcactgttGTATataatctacacacacacatatacacacgcgcgcgcgtATCTACAGATCAGCCTGAGATATGAACagctcttcttttcttttctttgcttttcttttctttgcactgATGCACTTCCTGATTAAAAAAGCAAGCACCGCTGCATCCTGCACTTCCGAAAGGGACGCATCCGCGCGCAGACCCGCACAGAAACGCGCTCACACACTCGTGCAGCAGCGACGCTCTCTAACACCGACAGCTTGATCGCTCAACTCGGTATCCTTTACCCGCTTTGAGAAGTAAGTCCAACTGGTTTTCGGGTTCCTCGTGAATTTGAGCCGCCATATTCCCCCCCTGTCTGCGAGTAGAGCCGCGGAACGCGAGCAGGAACTACTTTCCGCACTACGGCACCCTTTCACGCCGCGGATCGCTGTGTATCCCTCCGCCGGCCAGAGGAAACACCACAGGCGCGACGCCATACTTCCGGTGCAGgactatatattatacacacacacacgagcgtCGCTTTTCTCTAATCTCTgatctttaataataaaaaaaagaacacttcaaccacacacaacaatctctaataattataataacaaccATAAGCgaacttttctctttttaatttccTTTGACTTTTCCATCTCACTTCACAAAGGAAGTAACAAGTTTTAGTTTTCTGAATGTCTGTGAAAGCACCAGCAGAGGTCTCTCTTTAGCCATCAATGAATTacaaccagtaaaaaaaaataaataaataaataaccaaacaCGCCAGATAACTCTTAGATCAACAAGTGAGTAAAAAAACGGTTTAGTGGATAATAACAGATCCACATCTCTTAAATGTGTCATTTATctgtataaaacatatattataGAATTATTGTCAGAATTAAGGGGTGTAAAGATCGGTCGATTTGGATCGATGCATTGATTTGAAAGCCATcgattgaaatgaattgaggCAGCAATCATAAATcggacattaaaaaaaattataaatcccccccccccccccccccccccacgtTTTTCCTTAATTTATTCCTGGCCAAATCCCGCCCACCTGCCAGGTCGACCAATCCGGGAGGCCGAAGGCGTGTCGTGTCTCGGAGGAAGACAACCAGCTACATCTTTTCAAACACTCAGtggaaagtgctgtctgccctcttccgcatactttcatgagctcacagacagttggctagtgtcgctgtgattgacaggggagagacaggaagcccctcccacccagagagcacggacATTCAAACTCACGCTCTCCAGACGCTTTTATGTTCCTGTTTTTAAAgtgatgtgtaaataatgtgATAACTCTGATAtgtaaaatagtccttctctatgTCATTATCGATCATCACATATCACATATCGATCGTATAGTAGAGTACTTAGGTATTATCAAATATCAATTTGCCTTATGAATCCAAATCATATCGTGTGGAAACGTGAATGTTAATGTTtagaaatttgaatttaaatactaaatgaattttaaatgttattatttttaattggtGTCATGCTGAAACACCTGAAACTGTTTGAACTGAAACTGCATTTCACGTTTTGCAGAACAGCGAAATCTAAACTCTGGAGCTGAACGTTTGAAATTCAAAATGAAGTACGCGTATAATCTATTCAAACGTTCAGTCACGCACTCTTCAGCATGAAATCCAGTTTCAAAATTTTAGATTTGAGTTCAAAATTCAACTTCAGATggtataatacagtataatacaatttcaaaataaaaacattcatatgtttgtatttaaattgaaatttctAACGGCGTGATTCTAACTCCATACTCATGAGTGGCGCTACAGAGCAGCGTCCGACCCATCATGATTTCGAATCCCGACgatgcaacacacactcaacccTGACCGGGAATCCAAACTGACCGGTGGGAGGGGCTTActctgtctcccctgtcaatcacagcaacgctagccaatcatgagtgtctgtgagctgatgtatgcagaagagggtggatagcgaTTTCCTCCATCTGTGTTACGTtgctctgtgatgcagcatgagcagagGTTCGGAAAGATGCGGTTGGcatcatgtgtctcagaggaggCACATGTTCTACTTGATAATGAAATTaagtttattgctttattttccaCATAGTGGAATAACACAGactggctctttttttttttttttacaatctttCAGTGACTATGTGCTCCTTGTGTAATAAAATCGTCCTGTAAGAAAACAGTTAATGttccagatttttaaaaatattttttatttttaagaatggCTCATGGGATGGACATGAAACTAATATTCTGAGGCGGATGTGGGACATGAGTTGACCTCACTCAGGGTTTGATAGGGAGTTTGCCAGACATTCAGttggtgaaaataaataaataaataaaagttcttTGTTCAGTTATTCCCAGATAGTGGCTTCGTAACATCAGAAGATGACTAAAGGAATGATACTGATTAGATAATATGtgcattttgtgttatttttaacaaCGAAAGCAAGTTCGCTCCTAAATTTTAGgcaaatgtgaaatattcagaaACTCTGCTACAGTCACAAACCCGTCTTCTTGCCGTCTGTTCGTTAATCACACGTGGATGAGGTTTCTGAACACACTCACTGGACTTAGACGCTCCTTGTTGTTATAGCAACAGATCTACTCTGTCCTCCAGCCAAAAATCTATCTACAATCCATGCTACAGATTCACCCGTGCTGATCTCAGGACTATCCTGATCAGGTCTACACCACACGCGGACGATCGTGACGCGTGTTAGCGAGTCTCATGATGCGTATCCGAAACCGCTTACCTACGCCTGCGTCTTGCACCTCCGTCTCCACCACCTGCTCCTCCACCACGTCCTGCATCAGGTAGGTGTTCTCGTCGTCGCAGACGAGCACCTGAGCGGCGTAGCACTGCTCCACTTCTGCGCTGTTCACCTGCTCCACGATCACCGCCGGACACTCGGCTTCGTCCTCGTGGATCACCGTGTCATCACAACACACCTCCTAACGACACAGAAAAACGCAGACACGCAAGAACTGACATCAGATTCTCACTCACAATTCTGTGACCAGCAACAATGTGTGTACATATTCAATTCTGACTTTACTGTAGCAGAGCGTATCTCAGTTATATCAATGagctcgtttctatagtaacggatAATTCAGGAGGACTTGTATGACGAATGttgcacataatctaagcctaaacaaatacaaaagaaaCATATACCCATTgaaatggtgatgttttctgtaaggagacgtttatttaacattttgtggaaggagtctccagtgtcagagctttgtaacagtcagaagtgaagctgtaacttATTTTGTAAAGTTTTTCGCCACAGGACTAATGACTCTGCACTTTCTCGGTAACAGGAAAAGCTGAATTTTTGTATTACTCaagcgagagagaaaaaaaaaagtgtttggtgagggaatgaaCGTTTCTATAATTGCTAAAACTAACGTGATAAAAGgaaggaacttgttttgcagacattcgcAACATTAAgcgtaattataaatggataaaaaaatgtgtcatttattaataaatacaaaactgtTAGCGTTGGGAAATTGATGTGgaataagaaggaaaaaaaaaaaaaaaaaaacactttgagatgtgctggcattggaaaataattaaccaaGGCCACATCACGCTACCTtgtcattgattgttttccgataacagcatgtcccagagTTTTATTCCGTATTTAATCATATTCAGGTGCCAGGCTTACCACATGTCCTCCTAAAGATAAAAGATACCCAGCAATATTAACCGCTGGTTAAATAATTAGTCGTGGCAACGTTTCTGTTCGTGTCCTGATAGCAACTGCCGAGTTGGCAAACACAACCacgactcactcactcactcactccgtGTGTGTGGTCATGTGGCACGTTTCTACTCACTTATCACAGAATAAGGAGGAATCGCGTTGTTCTGGTTTATGCAATCGTTGCCCAAGTGCAAATACTGCAGATTCAAGTGAATCAAATAGAAAAATATGATGTTAATACGATTTTTTTGCATCCTTAGTTATAGCGACGCTACTAAAATGGCGTAGTACGCTCCTGGAGGCTTAAAAGATCTACTCCAGCTCAGGAGCTAATGATCAAAAACGGAAAATTTGATTGTCTAAAGGGCAGAGAGCTAAGAAAGCTGAGAAgtgctactgtgtttactgctcatgctgtgagcggccattttgactTGGCGTAACTCGCTGAACTCGGGGACGAGGAGGAGACCATCCTCCTTCTCCTAAGCACTATCTGGACAGGATTAAATTTACACTGGATCCTGGAGTCATTTCCTATTTTGCAGGTgctcctctgtgattttatttccatcctgATTGGTGGTTTTCTCCGTCCCCCtttgagaaaattacaggcctaCTCATTTTTCACCAAACTCTGCACTC contains:
- the elf2a gene encoding ETS-related transcription factor Elf-2a isoform X1; its protein translation is MTSVVVIDGGGNVLEYVTGDEEAQQEVCCDDTVIHEDEAECPAVIVEQVNSAEVEQCYAAQVLVCDDENTYLMQDVVEEQVVETEVQDAGVVEVSVHDKTIEAAEALLHMDSPASLHGDHSPEEFLSEMEVEVSTEDMGQVVEDSHSTLQQTDLQKKKRGRKSKLPRACCDGSLDLIYKRKSRESKGTTTYLWEFLLDLLQDKETCPKYIKWTEKEKGIFKLVDSKAVSKLWGKHKNKPDMNYETMGRALRYYYQRGILSKVEGQRLVYQFKEMPKDIVFIDDDMEDGMDKSKAQSPTAADCITPRRRKERLSPVSSSAPVISIASGPEGLVSVQQTPVTTTTGPRTVRLAMQVPVVMTTPQGQKVSTVTLNSPTSSSPVLTAGSVLGGGNSTGKVVLQAVPTLVPTQGQNGERITLQLITLPTTTPTKAGTPITLRTLAPLTGAQVLQLTVPSSTNTPTTVTVPAETTLNTQDVRIIKVDPLEQSAHADQATTQS
- the elf2a gene encoding ETS-related transcription factor Elf-2a isoform X2, translated to MAAQIHEEPENQLDLLLKAVEVSVHDKTIEAAEALLHMDSPASLHGDHSPEEFLSEMEVEVSTEDMGQVVEDSHSTLQQTDLQKKKRGRKSKLPRACCDGSLDLIYKRKSRESKGTTTYLWEFLLDLLQDKETCPKYIKWTEKEKGIFKLVDSKAVSKLWGKHKNKPDMNYETMGRALRYYYQRGILSKVEGQRLVYQFKEMPKDIVFIDDDMEDGMDKSKAQSPTAADCITPRRRKERLSPVSSSAPVISIASGPEGLVSVQQTPVTTTTGPRTVRLAMQVPVVMTTPQGQKVSTVTLNSPTSSSPVLTAGSVLGGGNSTGKVVLQAVPTLVPTQGQNGERITLQLITLPTTTPTKAGTPITLRTLAPLTGAQVLQLTVPSSTNTPTTVTVPAETTLNTQDVRIIKVDPLEQSAHADQATTQS